One Eurosta solidaginis isolate ZX-2024a chromosome 1, ASM4086904v1, whole genome shotgun sequence genomic window, GATGGGCACACtcaatcacacacacacacacaaacatacatatcaaatattcacaaaacttcactaaataaaaaaaaatacactcACTTATCGGGAAATATTGCATCCTCATCATAGCCGCCAGCTGGACGACGTGGGCTATTCAAACCATCTGCACCCATGTTATGCGCACTATTGGGTATAAATGAAGTTGCCGAAGATGTCGATGATAAAGAATTTGTGTCACCTTGATAAAGATGTTGTTTTTCGACAGCGGCGCGCGCACGTTCACGCAATGTTCGTAGAATACGCGTCGTACCACACTGCAATATATCGCGTCGTATGGATTTAATCGGATTGCCGTCGATTTGCAGGCTAACCAAATGTGCCAAGGAGGCCAACGACAATGGCAGATTACTTATTGAATTATTTGTAAAATCAAGCCGTATTAGATTCTTTAACAGCGAAATTTCATCCGGgattttcgtaattttgttatCGCGTAAGTCGAGAATTTTCAAATGTGGCAAGTTTGAGCAAAAACTCTCGGGTAAATtctataaaacaaattaaaaaaaaaattataaagtttttttgAGTAGATAATGGgtcaatcaattttaaagttgCCTTTAATAGGGGTTACTCAAGATGCGTCTGATTCGAGCCATCTGTATACGAAGAAAAGTATCACAAAAAGGCCGTATGAGACATCCGCAAAAAGTCACCACTTTACTATGCCAACAATTACCCGATGAGCCCCGTTCTCAAAGACAAATACCCTCAATACACAGCAACCTCCCGAGGAAGATGGgtgtcactctagctcagcttCATTCTGGATTCTGTAATAGGCTAAACTCTCACATATCTAAAATCAATCCCAACATATCCAATGTATGTACCGCTTGTAAGTGTCCCTACGTGGCACCAATCATATTttaaattgcaatgtggaaccaacgtctctaacactcTTATGTTTTTGtttcaaccctgttgaaacagcaagtttcatcggactcccgttagaagatattgatgacaatttttagagtgatcgcacctattggatggggcacaGCACTGTTATAACAACAACTGTAAGATTCTTCTGGCCTACGCAGCTGTTATCTCTTGGTCTCCAAATAGTTTGGGTGCATATAATAAGCGAAGATGATGAAAAGATAGAAGTACTGCCAAAATACATCAGGCTTAAGACAGTCTAAGATGCTGTTTGGGTGTTATACACCACATCTCTACAATGCCACTGAAATAATAATTTGAGAATCCTAATAGGTATTATTCGGCGCACTTGCAGAACTGCAAGTTGTCTTTTTAACTCAAAGTTAACCTTAAGATACGTGTCGGGAAAAAAATAAATAGTTGGCACGATTTACACCAGAGGAGATTTAAGCCGAGtttcctttccaattatcgttggGCTCCTGTTAaattttttccttcaaattggcgggaagggacatacatgttttaagTCGCCTCTGAACGGCAGCTGCAAattagatgaattttcactgagaaactttttatggcagaaatacactcggagtgtttgcttaCCGCTGTTCCGGGCGAGCCCGTTTCAAAAAACTTGATAGCCATGTTCGTCCATGCTTGTACGCTAGCTCCCTCACAAATTTGATTTACCTTTATCATTTGTCGTAACCGATTGAATGGTCCACCCCAattaaaactgcaagtttccttggacaatagaggatattgatgacaattagtgatcgctcgcgcctattggatggggcgaagcactgctataacaacaacaaccactaaaGCATATagtatcatacaaccgattattcaaaTACAATTTTTAGCGGTTTAGGaggcggcaggtatgcctgtcgtaaaaagcgactaaaataccaaattgatttaaggggctgtgtagtgcaacccagttgtcaatctcacctacctgtggcgaatcctgtttctttagctgccgaggctctggcgaccccaagttcctcatggatctaggaggtgggaaggtcggatggcctagaaagttccatgtggttgttgttactgtagtgataaggacactctccgaaggccttggggagtgttatcgatgttgatggttctttgccggatgtagatccggcaCGTtgctgtaacaagcaccataaaggtactagctcgaccatctcgggaacgattttactAATTTGTCCCTTATTTTAACAGCTACTAACTTTTTGTGTATTAGAATACTCGTAGCCATGCCAAATTTTCCAAAGAAACTTCTGCTTTTTCAGATAGTAGAATAAGCACAATTTATccttcattttaacagctataaagtTTAAATTTAATGGGATGCTTAcagatagaaattgttttttttttttaaatacataactAATACAAAGTGTGCTCACCGCCACCAAATTATTGGCAACATATAGCTCCTGCAAACTCTGACATCCCTCAAAATTTGGCAGATGCGTAATATCATTATGTTGCAGGTACAGGCACAACATCTTCCTTAGACTGCCCATGTCCTCTGGTAGGGCAACCAAATCATTGTGATTCAGATCCAATTTTTGCAAAGCTtaaattgtaattaaaaacatttattaaTACTCAATTAAATAAGTAGTGGGTAAGTTAAAaaatcgcacacctagatcaaaacagcgaACTACTAAAAAACCAGTAATATTCAGAAAATGCGAAAAACTGGCTGCCTTCCCCATATACGCAgaatcaattttttattttttacaaaatatattCTCGCTGATTAGTGAATGTGCTAGTAAATCGAGTATACATTTCGGTAGGTATTAAATTGGGGAGCCCGGAGGCTTGGCTATATTCAAGATTTTTGAATAAACTACCCATTGATCCAGGTGTACGATAAGTATGCGTTATAACGACTCAAAGGAATGTGggtattttaatttatattaaccTACAAATAAACTTACAACGCATATTCACTAGGTCGGTTGGCAGATCTTTAATGTGATTATAAGAGAGTAAAAGCTCAGAAACGCGCACCAGGAAACCAATACCGTTCGGCAGCGCCGTAAGGGAATTATGTGAAGCATCCTTTTAGTGATATAAAATTGTTAAACCATATACCAAAAGCCATAAGCATGTGTAATATTTTTTGCATTGTTATTGCTTAcattatacataaatatgtgaACGTATTAAGGTATTAAAGTATGTATAAGATAGTTGATTTGTTATTAAATTGTACATATTAATATAGCGCACATTTCATACATACTAAAACTATATACTTGAGGTTTAAAGAAAAGATTTATCATAGCtacattttaaatgaaaaaatatactccTTACCGTCAGTAATTATAAAAggttaaaatcaaaaattataattatCTATTTAAATTGTTTCATTCATACCAAATACTCCAACATATGCAAATCACTTAGAGCTGGATGCAGTTCCTCGAATTCATTGTACGATAAGTTCAAGTAACGTAACTCAGGTAACGAATAAAAATCAACAGGTAACTCTCTCAATTTGTTGCGACTCAAATTAACACGCACTAATTTTTCCAATCTGCATATTTCTCTAGGAAGGCTGGTTAATAAATTGTCATGGAGCTAAATAAagaggtttaaaaaaatttttattagaaaatattattatttttatttatatatttataaaagcTTATACCTcctgcgaagacagtcaccttgtagcggtgcaggggcttacgccgatcgcattcgatactaattggtcagatgggagcggggcaaccgcgctcacctgacagatgtggtcgaatgcgatcggtaaccaggaactgtcacctcctaatccagggtgtcatgcgtcaccgtgcccattggactggtttgcagccaggaggtccacaacaccggctgtattataacggcgcctccccaacaccgggccaccttggggagtaaccatggccttaccatgtcaaggggctctgccgcggcggaccaacccagttccccaaACTAAAGCAGAGACAACAACGCTTGCCATGTCAAGCAAGTTGTCGTAAGGAAAAGatgatgaacaacaacaacaaaaaaaccaacaacaacaataacaataaaagcacaacaaaaaaaacgGGCTCCAGGAAGAGCAGCGGGCAGAGAAGCAGCAGGCCACGCACGtactccaggcaattcctggaaagcctcacgagagaggaggcaatgctcttcttAGAGCATCAGAGGGACGAATCTCCCTCCACTAGCACTGGAGTATACAGGGAACCGGCTCTCAAAACCGCGAACCCAAGGGCAACACCAAAACCCAAGGAGAGCAGCGCGGGCCCGAAGAGCACTCCAATCAGGAAGCAGAGGAACCCGCGATCCCCAGTGGACCCCTatccactggtgagcagcgcgggcaagTCAAACAAGGTGAGCAGAAGGCGGCGGAAGGAAACAAACCCGCGatccatggagggcccagtacctcCATTGCGCAGCGCGGGCCGAAAGAGAAAACAAAAGAGTTAACTGCAAGAGAGCGAGAAAAGCTGACAAAGAGAGGCTACGACGGTGCATCCAAGCACGAAAACCACCACCCTAgcagtccctctagagggacgagTAAGTCTAGGCGTTCACCGTCGGAGCATGACTCTAGTAGCAGCTCACAGAGCACCTATGAAAGGTCCCAGGAAGGGAAAAATACAGAGCGGAACCCGGAGGAGTGGAAGCGGCCTAACAGAAGGCACAACAgaggcaggcaacctgcactTCCACCACGGGGCAGTCCAGGAGCGCTGGATGACAAGAGACGATTTGGACTAagtgacggacggacggacatggctcaatcaaattttttttcgatactgatgattttgatatatattcctttatacctgtacaaccaaccgttatccaatcaaagttataataccctgtgtacaagtacagctgggtataaaaatagaaaGTAGCTGGATTTGAAGATTTAATAGTTAAAGTAGCAAACTACTTTaactgaaaataatattaatttcaCACAGAGGGCTAATAAAATAATTAGTCTAGTTTTTTACATTAAAGCCGTTATTGTACTCAaccttccatacaaaatactgaattcttaattatcttaatattgctttgtgcttcgaattttattgtcaacaaTATAACAGTGATAAAGAAATTATTTaggaaaatttatgaaaatagaaatgtacattgtttttttttagcaAAGGATAATTAGGCTTTGTAAAACAAGGGGAACATTTCTGGTCAGGTGAAACATCTATGAAttgttgcgcatgcattttattaaatttttttaacgttAAATTTTGTTTTAGGCTATTCGTTAATAACGCAAGACgccctgtgtgaaaaggaaaaattaattgtatcattaaacaaaatttaatgCCATTAAGTTTGTCTGTGAAATTTGTATAAAAACTTGTTTGAAACAAAGGTAACAAGCAAAAAGAAATTATACTCACAGTTAAAGTAGTCAGTGAATCGAGATTCTCAATTTTTGGCGATAAATGTGTTAGAGCATTTGAACTCAGGTCTAAATTCGTTATAGGCATTTGATTCCACCAAGCATCCTCTTCCTTCACCGAAAGCTGTTCCAATGATGTTGGCAGATCTTTATCCGTTTCATTTATTTGGTAAATTTGTTCAGGCACTAGAAGAaaagttttgtttatatttttatgagaCACATTTTTTCATTAGATCTAAAGCTGCTAATTTGTCCCGCGTAATGAGGCATCAGGATATTGAGTAATGGCCCGATTACCTAAATAGCAAAATAActagaaaaaaaactataaatatatGTCTAGTAGAAGCATACAAATCTGGTGCGGGTTATTAGGGTACAGGGATATCTAACTAGAATATTTTGTGACTTAGACTTggcggtgtggtggtagcgtgctccgcctaacacaccgaaggTACTGGGTTCAAGtccagagtgtatttctgccatgaaaaactgcCGTTccgagttggcataaaacatttaggtcccgacACGCCAATTGCAGAAAAAAGTaataaggagcacgacgcaaattggaagatatgctcggcctaaatctcctcgaaggtaaCTTGTGACAAGtatttatatcttttttgtgtattttagaCTTTTGTCAAAATATTTCAGAAACATTTCAAGACTCAAGTAAGTTTCGATAACTGACGCTAATTGTGAGATgcaagggagatcaagtcttcctccacccgTCTCTCTCTCTCAACTCATAGGAGACCTCCCCTTCTTTTGCTTATAAATACGGGTGTCGATAGGAATAATTTCTAAGCTGGAGCGTCTTCGTATATTCGCATAACATCACCTAGCAAGCAAAGCCTCTGGACTTTTATTCGTTGCATTATGTTCATACCAGCTTAAGATCATTACTAtgccttcttcggtactcgccttcGGCATCACATACGGTATCAGAATTTGTATCTCGAGTACTTGAATGGTCGTCCGATCGACATTCGACACCGTTCATGAATCCGAGTAGGTTGGATATATAGAGCGTAACTTTTGTACGTCGGGAGATGATTTTACTTTTGAATTTCCTACTCGGTTCAAAGTATATTTTCTTGGCAAGAGTTTTTATGCGCTGGATTTACTGGTTGACATTGTTGGCCGCCAACTGAAAAATGGTGAAAGCCGCCATTATCATTACCAAAGCAATCTGCAGCGAGCTAGAAGCTTAACGTCATTAGCGGGGCCGGACTCGTACTctacttcttcttcttgtagttGTGCTTCGCTTCATCCAATTAGTGCGATCATACAGTTTCAATACAGTGGAATCAAAGAGATATGGGTGTTAGG contains:
- the f-cup gene encoding leucine-rich repeat-containing protein 40 isoform X3, whose product is MCGPAHRRLYYHIREYRMASSTSEQETEDEIEPKIAKPLPMELPEQIYQINETDKDLPTSLEQLSVKEEDAWWNQMPITNLDLSSNALTHLSPKIENLDSLTTLTLHDNLLTSLPREICRLEKLVRVNLSRNKLRELPVDFYSLPELRYLNLSYNEFEELHPALSDLHMLEYLDASHNSLTALPNGIGFLVRVSELLLSYNHIKDLPTDLVNMRSLQKLDLNHNDLVALPEDMGSLRKMLCLYLQHNDITHLPNFEGCQSLQELYVANNLVANLPESFCSNLPHLKILDLRDNKITKIPDEISLLKNLIRLDFTNNSISNLPLSLASLAHLVSLQIDGNPIKSIRRDILQCGTTRILRTLRERARAAVEKQHLYQGDTNSLSSTSSATSFIPNSAHNMGADGLNSPRRPAGGYDEDAIFPDKYKMRNTHTLNVTMQYLSTVPDEVFQTASEEHVSCVDLSKNRLETLPESLQLLKGCASELVFAKNQLTKVPAFLSQFTRLTLLNLSCNQLSDLPKELGVLNTLRELNICNNRFDHIPSCLYQTKSLEILLASDNRINHIDATPDGLGALKRLSILDLRNNNIEQVPPVLGNLTQLVTLELIGNPFRQPRHQILAKGTDAIMSYLRDRIPVK
- the f-cup gene encoding leucine-rich repeat-containing protein 40 isoform X2, producing MSCRNYPSYYRCISQENYLDFSPLNPDNCPHQQGNNTTSNSNANNPLFHLFSSIENEPSNDLSGSNTNYNFNNFLRLPNTNWPPLDQDIDIAAGNSNCFSSAQYFNPMSSERLNGGGSGGGTTGVDATTSTTNSMHSINNSTSRTRRVRSRLGQLNPLFHKRDKTEDENALPKHLLKQARKTGALQLSGKGLTTVPEQIYQINETDKDLPTSLEQLSVKEEDAWWNQMPITNLDLSSNALTHLSPKIENLDSLTTLTLHDNLLTSLPREICRLEKLVRVNLSRNKLRELPVDFYSLPELRYLNLSYNEFEELHPALSDLHMLEYLDASHNSLTALPNGIGFLVRVSELLLSYNHIKDLPTDLVNMRSLQKLDLNHNDLVALPEDMGSLRKMLCLYLQHNDITHLPNFEGCQSLQELYVANNLVANLPESFCSNLPHLKILDLRDNKITKIPDEISLLKNLIRLDFTNNSISNLPLSLASLAHLVSLQIDGNPIKSIRRDILQCGTTRILRTLRERARAAVEKQHLYQGDTNSLSSTSSATSFIPNSAHNMGADGLNSPRRPAGGYDEDAIFPDKLNPNVNYGHQNIMDQTGGQAQEQIQAMHTMQQFAFNCNGYQYMKMDISKYINNPFSAYNNCYGTSTSTYDPHYPIYQQPIPYQDPYGRGGCNFYSQNIL